The following proteins come from a genomic window of Candidatus Neomarinimicrobiota bacterium:
- a CDS encoding alpha/beta hydrolase — protein MTANNAKSAARQPLALRIIRAITVFLCRVSPALATRWADKLFFTPNSPKRPASERPYYDSADKSSYAFEGRRVALYQWGAGEQTVLLVHGWGSRGTRLGHLAEPLNLRGYRVVTVDLPAHGDSDGKTTNLPEIVELLARLHEEFAPVHAMVGHSFGGLATVAALHKHRLPVKRVVLIAAPYSMDYVFDQFAEKISLTPKVRARLASRIVERFERTRQVNVYDFSPDRLVASLVMPFLVVHDKEDREVAFEQGVGFAQGLPDVEFIGTEGLGHRRLLRDEGVVKALIEFIAQ, from the coding sequence ATGACTGCCAACAACGCTAAGTCCGCCGCGAGGCAACCGCTAGCTCTCAGGATTATCCGGGCTATCACCGTGTTCCTGTGCAGGGTTTCACCGGCTCTGGCCACCAGGTGGGCTGACAAGCTCTTTTTCACCCCCAACTCGCCCAAAAGGCCTGCGTCCGAACGACCGTATTACGATTCGGCGGACAAGTCCAGCTATGCTTTTGAGGGCCGGAGGGTGGCCCTTTATCAATGGGGGGCCGGAGAGCAGACGGTACTGCTGGTGCACGGCTGGGGCAGCCGGGGAACCCGCCTTGGGCACCTGGCAGAGCCGCTAAATCTGAGGGGCTACCGTGTTGTAACCGTCGACTTGCCGGCCCACGGCGATTCAGATGGCAAGACGACCAACCTCCCCGAGATAGTAGAACTGCTGGCGCGCCTGCACGAGGAGTTCGCCCCCGTGCATGCCATGGTGGGGCACTCGTTCGGAGGGCTGGCCACCGTGGCGGCGCTCCACAAGCACAGACTGCCCGTTAAGAGGGTGGTGCTCATTGCAGCGCCCTACTCCATGGACTATGTCTTTGACCAGTTTGCCGAGAAAATCAGCCTGACCCCCAAAGTCAGGGCGCGGCTGGCCTCCAGGATCGTTGAGCGTTTCGAGCGCACCCGGCAGGTCAACGTTTACGACTTCTCGCCCGACCGGCTGGTGGCCTCTCTCGTAATGCCATTCCTGGTGGTTCACGACAAGGAGGACCGGGAAGTAGCGTTCGAGCAAGGGGTGGGATTTGCGCAGGGTCTGCCGGACGTCGAATTCATAGGCACGGAGGGTCTCGGCCACCGACGGCTTCTCAGAGACGAGGGGGTGGTCAAGGCGCTCATCGAGTTTATCGCCCAATAG